GGCGAGAACGATCTGCTGCTGGAGCACCGCGAGTGCCTGGAGCAGCTCCGCTCCAGGCTCACCGACTTCGGCACACCGTACGCGTCCGTCCTGGACGCGGTGTGCGCCACACTGCCGACCGAACGCACGGGGGTGCGTCCATGACCACGCTGCTCTGGGGCGTCCTGCCCTACGTCACCTTCGCCCTGCTGGTCGCCGGCCTGTTCTGGCGGCACCGCTACGACCGCTTCGGCTGGACCACCCGCTCCTCCCAGGTCTACGAGTCGAGGCTGCTGAACATCGCCTCGCCCGCCTTCCACTACGGCATCCTGTTCGTGCTGGTCGGCCATCTGGTGGGCCTGTTCGTCCCGGCGTCCTGGACGGACTCGCTCGGCGTGAGCGAGCACACCTACCACCTGTTCTCCCTCTACGGCGGTACCGCGGCCGGCGCCCTGACCGTCGCCGGGATCGTGCTGCTGATCTACCGGCGCCGCACGAACGCGCCGGTGTTCCGGGCGACGACGGCCAACGACAAGCTGATGTACGTCGTCCTGCTCGGCGCGATCGTGCTCGGCATGGTCGCCAAGCTCACCCACGTCTCCGGCGACGGCTACGACTACCGGCAGTCCATCGCCCCCTGGGCCCGCAGCCTGTTCACCCTCCAGCCGGACCTGGACCGGATGGCGGG
The DNA window shown above is from Streptomyces chartreusis and carries:
- the narI gene encoding respiratory nitrate reductase subunit gamma encodes the protein MTTLLWGVLPYVTFALLVAGLFWRHRYDRFGWTTRSSQVYESRLLNIASPAFHYGILFVLVGHLVGLFVPASWTDSLGVSEHTYHLFSLYGGTAAGALTVAGIVLLIYRRRTNAPVFRATTANDKLMYVVLLGAIVLGMVAKLTHVSGDGYDYRQSIAPWARSLFTLQPDLDRMAGVPVLYQIHAVVGMALIALVPYTRLVHMFSAPVQYLFRPYLVYRSRDPEQLGPRPERRGWEKAGS